A segment of the Terribacillus aidingensis genome:
CAGGACTGATGTATGTCCATTGGATGCCTTCACTGTATTCCAGCTCTTTTAAGTTTTCACCCATATTGGTAGCTGTCGGCAAGTAAGCATCCGGGAAGTCAGGCGTTTCGAAGACACGCGTTGTCTTCTTGTCATCCACAAACAGACTTCCAGCTCCCCCGACAACGAGCAGGCGAGTGGAAGGAGCATCTTTCAATGCTTCAATAAGAATATGACCCGCTTCGATATGCTGTTTCTCTTGACCGGGAGCAGAATTGAAGGCGTTGACGATTACATCAAAATCTTTAATATCGTCTGCCTGGATATCGAATATTTCTTTTTCCAGTACATTTATATTGCTTTGATCTACTTTTGCAGCGTTGCGTACGATTGCTGTCACCTCATGTCCGCGATCCAATGCTTCTTTCGTAATGAAGCTGCCAGCTTTACCCGTGGCTCCGATAACTCCTATTTTCATGAGAAATCCTCCTTATGATTAACCTGTAATTTAATTAGTTACATGTATTATAATAAGTTACAGGTGGTAACCTGTCAACACTTTCCTTTTACCTGTTTCATTTTGCGTTATACTATAAAGATAGGAATTCATTTGAAAGTGAGCTGGAAATTATGTCAATAAGCAGCCGTTTTGCTGTTGGTATTCATATACTGACGCTTCTTGAAGTGAATAAGGACGAGGTCAATTCGTCTGAGTTCATCGCAGCCAGTGTCAATACGAACCCGGTCGTTATCCGTAAGATCATGGGTATGCTGAAA
Coding sequences within it:
- a CDS encoding NAD(P)-dependent oxidoreductase; this encodes MKIGVIGATGKAGSFITKEALDRGHEVTAIVRNAAKVDQSNINVLEKEIFDIQADDIKDFDVIVNAFNSAPGQEKQHIEAGHILIEALKDAPSTRLLVVGGAGSLFVDDKKTTRVFETPDFPDAYLPTATNMGENLKELEYSEGIQWTYISPGGFFDAEGKRTGSYQSGGDVMILNKQGNSYISYADYAIAMLDEIEKPAHPNERFSVVGEKE